One bacterium DNA window includes the following coding sequences:
- a CDS encoding AgmX/PglI C-terminal domain-containing protein produces MTAIVMVVTVLYLLRHLPPEMPAPSLKFQKHYASRILSRETPVTMESSRLAMVPALDRREQPAEGGEAAVASGGTARHGGGSASYGRAGSSALGTAGRGGRGGGYYGGTTMSAMEGEVSGVGLLGVLTAGSGYVSGDYLAGLEGAASAESQRLEQVLAGLDGAKVGHFAGRRAGDGGAGGAGERSVLGGRRQSRALSVDDLLGSLQPAAEVKFKDIDRNAQFQRISDNIQQKPAAPKTAQEKARLIRTAHDVQAVVNGHRLAIIDCYKRLLRTQPQVKGKLSVRFAIDPDGRVLWAEVTETTIPDQEMQECILQRIRQWNDFGYGDPTVPEQIFRQSYTFGY; encoded by the coding sequence GTGACCGCGATCGTTATGGTGGTCACTGTGCTCTATCTCTTACGTCATCTGCCTCCTGAGATGCCCGCGCCTTCGCTTAAATTCCAGAAACATTATGCCTCCCGCATTCTCAGCCGGGAGACTCCGGTGACCATGGAATCAAGCAGGTTGGCCATGGTTCCGGCCCTGGATCGCCGCGAGCAACCCGCTGAGGGTGGCGAAGCGGCCGTCGCATCCGGCGGTACAGCGCGACACGGCGGCGGCTCTGCTTCTTATGGTCGAGCAGGTTCGTCGGCCTTGGGTACTGCCGGCCGCGGAGGGAGAGGCGGTGGCTATTATGGCGGGACTACGATGAGCGCCATGGAGGGGGAGGTGAGCGGCGTCGGCCTTCTCGGTGTGCTCACCGCCGGCTCGGGATATGTGTCCGGGGATTACCTGGCGGGTCTGGAAGGTGCAGCCAGCGCCGAGTCGCAACGGCTGGAACAAGTGCTGGCCGGTCTGGATGGTGCCAAAGTGGGGCATTTCGCCGGCCGTCGCGCTGGCGACGGAGGAGCCGGCGGGGCCGGTGAGAGAAGCGTGCTCGGCGGACGGCGTCAGAGCCGCGCTCTGTCGGTGGACGATCTGCTCGGCTCTCTGCAACCGGCTGCTGAAGTGAAATTCAAAGACATCGATCGCAACGCGCAATTCCAGCGCATCAGCGACAATATCCAACAAAAGCCCGCAGCCCCGAAAACCGCGCAAGAGAAAGCCAGACTCATTCGCACTGCCCACGATGTTCAGGCCGTGGTCAACGGCCACCGTTTGGCCATCATCGATTGCTATAAACGGCTGCTGCGCACGCAACCTCAGGTCAAAGGCAAACTGTCCGTTCGTTTCGCCATCGATCCGGACGGCCGCGTGCTCTGGGCGGAGGTCACCGAAACCACGATCCCCGATCAGGAGATGCAGGAGTGCATTCTTCAGCGCATCCGTCAATGGAACGACTTTGGCTACGGCGATCCGACCGTGCCGGAACAGATCTTTCGCCAGTCCTATACTTTTGGTTATTAA